The following proteins are co-located in the Alcaligenes faecalis genome:
- a CDS encoding biotin--protein ligase produces the protein MHAEYKVPGGKLVVIDLDVKDHMIEQARLSGDFFLEPPEALGLINQALQGLSVNSSAEEIAAHVSRALPKDIEMFGLDPQAIGVVVRRALA, from the coding sequence ATGCATGCTGAATACAAAGTTCCTGGCGGCAAGCTGGTCGTGATCGATCTGGATGTCAAAGACCATATGATCGAACAAGCACGACTGAGCGGCGATTTTTTTCTGGAACCACCCGAAGCACTGGGCCTGATTAATCAAGCCCTGCAGGGCCTGTCCGTCAACAGCAGTGCCGAAGAAATTGCGGCTCACGTCAGCCGCGCCCTGCCCAAGGACATCGAAATGTTCGGTCTGGACCCACAAGCGATTGGGGTGGTGGTAAGGAGGGCCTTGGCATGA
- a CDS encoding histone deacetylase family protein: METLYFIHPSCHLHEMGRWHPESPQRLDAINDQLLSSGLASYLAQRQARLATDEDILRVHDAAYVQKLKEQLPRQGYFNIDPDTLMNPHTLEAAYAAAGAGLDAVDGVMHEGAAGAFCAVRPPGHHAERARAMGFCFFNNVAVAVAYAMEKYDLKRVLIVDFDVHHGNGTEQIFAGDERVLMCSFFQSPFFPDSFQDPAAQNMVNIPVEAYTKSAQIIDLFKQVCLPRIEAFAPEMVFFSAGFDAHREDEMGQLSLVEADYAELTAMVVQACAPSAGQRLVSMLEGGYDPSSLGRSVVAHIKAFAGL; the protein is encoded by the coding sequence ATGGAGACACTATATTTTATCCATCCATCGTGCCATTTGCATGAGATGGGTCGATGGCATCCGGAAAGTCCGCAGCGACTCGATGCCATAAATGATCAACTGCTATCGAGCGGTCTGGCATCCTATCTGGCCCAGCGACAAGCAAGGCTGGCCACGGATGAGGATATCTTGCGGGTACACGATGCCGCTTACGTGCAAAAGCTCAAAGAGCAATTGCCGCGGCAGGGGTATTTCAATATCGATCCTGACACCTTGATGAATCCGCATACCCTGGAAGCCGCCTATGCCGCTGCCGGGGCGGGTCTGGATGCTGTCGATGGTGTTATGCATGAAGGGGCGGCTGGCGCATTTTGTGCCGTACGACCTCCTGGGCATCATGCCGAGCGGGCGCGAGCGATGGGATTTTGTTTTTTCAACAATGTCGCCGTGGCCGTGGCCTATGCGATGGAGAAATATGATCTCAAGCGGGTCTTGATCGTGGATTTTGATGTGCATCACGGTAATGGAACCGAGCAAATTTTTGCCGGCGATGAGCGGGTTTTGATGTGCAGTTTTTTTCAGTCCCCGTTTTTTCCTGATTCCTTTCAGGACCCGGCAGCGCAAAACATGGTAAATATACCGGTTGAGGCTTACACCAAGTCTGCTCAGATTATCGATCTGTTCAAACAGGTTTGTTTGCCCCGCATAGAGGCGTTTGCCCCTGAAATGGTCTTTTTCTCGGCAGGCTTTGATGCTCACCGTGAAGACGAGATGGGGCAGCTCAGTTTGGTTGAGGCCGATTATGCGGAACTGACCGCCATGGTGGTCCAAGCCTGTGCGCCTAGTGCCGGACAACGTCTGGTCAGTATGCTGGAAGGGGGGTACGATCCCTCGTCTCTGGGACGCAGCGTGGTGGCCCATATCAAGGCCTTCGCCGGGCTTTAG
- a CDS encoding CoA pyrophosphatase has protein sequence MPELPVQAQQLDFLRSAFAQPIQWQVEPLFRSSFYPEFLPGSMNVRSAVCIGVMQRPEGPTVIFTRRAMHLHNHAGQISFPGGRIETSDLGPVEAALRETQEEIGIEPRFVRYLGQHPIFVTSTQFAMRPIIGELQEGFQVLPDSSEVAEVFEVPLSVLLDPQRHQLHHADLPDGAGRYYFSIPWGPYFIWGATAVLIRNLYYHLSAAWVQLSAGGDTRSL, from the coding sequence TTGCCTGAATTGCCTGTTCAGGCTCAGCAACTGGATTTTCTGCGTAGTGCCTTTGCCCAGCCCATACAGTGGCAAGTTGAGCCCTTATTTCGCAGTTCTTTCTATCCCGAGTTTTTGCCCGGTTCCATGAATGTGCGTTCCGCCGTCTGTATCGGTGTGATGCAGCGCCCCGAAGGGCCTACCGTCATTTTCACACGTCGGGCCATGCACCTGCACAATCATGCGGGGCAGATCAGTTTTCCGGGTGGACGAATTGAAACCTCGGATCTGGGGCCAGTAGAAGCCGCCTTGCGTGAAACCCAGGAAGAGATCGGTATCGAGCCGCGCTTTGTGCGGTACTTGGGACAGCACCCTATTTTTGTCACCAGTACTCAGTTTGCGATGCGCCCCATTATTGGTGAGCTGCAAGAGGGTTTTCAGGTGCTGCCCGATAGCTCTGAAGTGGCCGAGGTCTTTGAAGTGCCCTTGTCGGTCCTGCTGGACCCGCAGCGCCATCAATTGCACCATGCAGACTTGCCGGATGGCGCAGGGCGTTACTACTTTTCGATCCCTTGGGGGCCGTATTTTATCTGGGGTGCTACGGCGGTCTTGATCCGTAATCTGTACTACCACTTGTCGGCTGCCTGGGTGCAGTTGTCTGCCGGTGGGGATACGCGCAGCCTGTAA
- the rsgA gene encoding ribosome small subunit-dependent GTPase A: MTSKYISGLVTAAHGRHYFVELPDGETIKCFPRGKKAGIAVGDHVNVLMQAKGEGSIEAVQERRNLLYRSDDFRTKQFAANIDQLLIVVAPEPVYSEDLLGRALVAAWSVDIEPVIILNKADLSTHLERARAKLAPIAALGVPILEMVALEPEQTREALAPWLANKRTLLLGQSGMGKSTLLNALVPDAGALTQEYSQALGAGRHTTTSTRLYHLPNSGDLIDSPGFQAFGLSHMTQEDIAHGFPDFRKAVESCRFYNCTHRHEPGCGVLAAIEAGSIHPERHALYQRLLAEHENKPRY; this comes from the coding sequence ATGACATCCAAATACATTAGCGGTCTGGTGACCGCCGCCCACGGTCGCCACTACTTTGTCGAGCTGCCGGATGGCGAAACCATCAAATGCTTTCCACGTGGAAAAAAAGCTGGGATTGCAGTAGGTGATCACGTCAATGTCCTGATGCAGGCCAAAGGGGAAGGCTCTATTGAAGCAGTGCAGGAACGGCGCAATCTGCTGTATCGCTCTGACGATTTCCGCACCAAACAGTTTGCCGCCAATATTGATCAGCTTCTGATTGTGGTGGCACCGGAACCCGTTTACTCCGAAGACTTGCTGGGGCGCGCCCTGGTCGCCGCCTGGAGTGTGGATATTGAGCCGGTGATTATTCTGAACAAGGCTGATCTGAGCACTCACCTGGAACGTGCGCGCGCCAAGCTGGCCCCCATCGCCGCTTTGGGCGTGCCAATTCTGGAAATGGTCGCACTGGAACCGGAACAGACACGGGAAGCCCTGGCACCCTGGCTGGCGAACAAACGCACTTTGCTATTGGGACAAAGCGGCATGGGTAAATCCACCCTGCTCAATGCACTGGTTCCGGATGCAGGCGCGCTGACCCAGGAATACTCGCAAGCCCTGGGCGCAGGCCGACACACGACCACCAGCACCCGCCTGTATCACCTGCCCAATAGCGGCGACCTGATCGACAGCCCCGGTTTCCAGGCCTTTGGCCTGTCACACATGACTCAGGAAGATATTGCACACGGCTTTCCCGATTTCCGAAAAGCGGTGGAGTCCTGTCGCTTTTATAACTGCACCCATCGGCATGAACCGGGCTGTGGGGTACTGGCCGCAATTGAAGCAGGCAGCATTCATCCCGAACGGCACGCGCTGTACCAACGCTTGCTGGCCGAGCACGAAAACAAACCACGCTATTAA
- the rplS gene encoding 50S ribosomal protein L19: protein MDLIAILEQEEIQRLTGGKLPPEFGPGDTVVVNVNVVEGTRKRVQAYEGVVIGRRNRGLNSSFIVRKISSGEAVERTFQLYSPQIASIEVKRRGAVRRAKLYYLRERSGKAARIKEKLVRRSGN from the coding sequence GTGGATTTGATCGCTATTCTTGAGCAAGAAGAAATCCAGCGCCTGACCGGTGGCAAGCTGCCTCCCGAGTTCGGTCCTGGTGACACTGTTGTTGTGAACGTAAACGTGGTTGAAGGTACACGCAAGCGTGTACAGGCATACGAAGGCGTGGTTATTGGCCGTCGCAACCGTGGTCTGAACTCTTCTTTCATCGTTCGCAAGATTTCTTCGGGCGAAGCCGTTGAGCGTACATTCCAGCTGTATTCCCCTCAGATCGCCAGCATCGAAGTCAAGCGTCGTGGCGCTGTGCGTCGTGCTAAACTGTACTATCTGCGCGAACGCTCGGGTAAAGCCGCTCGCATCAAAGAAAAACTCGTTCGTCGTTCGGGTAACTAA
- the mltB gene encoding lytic murein transglycosylase B — MFRPTRILQAVLIALSTAGCATTTSQAPSSDAKPNNGAVFLSPTKKPDAIIIKALAEPQSIQAGESRSGRTQFFKLNGELNDDIAAYAQEVATARDIPLDMVTDILQQAQYNETAAKLMRPTKGRIKRSWVTYKKRNVDPARIRGGVQFWQQHRLALEQTAKDYGVPPSIIVAILGVETVYGKIMGDFKVLDALFTLGFAYPDDSRPERGQLFRDQLADLLELHYQGELDARIVQGSFAGAMGMSQFMPGSLIRYAVDGSGDGRIDLRNNPADAMASIANFLRAHGWEPGLPVFAPVELSNTNKGMVDGGLFPKLSWAQLNNAGAKVKGQSHNTGPWQQAQLGVVNLVDEPRNTTEYRLGTPNFFAITHYNRSYFYASSVADLASELAKQMGYGSPN, encoded by the coding sequence ATGTTCAGACCCACTCGAATTTTGCAAGCAGTACTAATCGCGCTGAGCACTGCCGGCTGCGCCACCACCACGTCACAAGCTCCGTCTTCGGACGCCAAACCCAATAACGGCGCGGTTTTCCTGAGCCCGACAAAAAAACCCGACGCCATCATAATTAAAGCCTTAGCCGAACCCCAGTCCATTCAGGCTGGCGAATCCCGTTCTGGCCGGACACAATTTTTTAAATTAAACGGTGAGTTAAACGATGATATTGCGGCCTATGCCCAGGAAGTGGCCACAGCACGCGATATTCCATTGGATATGGTCACTGATATTTTGCAGCAGGCCCAATATAACGAGACCGCTGCCAAATTAATGCGCCCCACCAAGGGACGTATCAAGCGCAGTTGGGTAACGTATAAAAAACGCAATGTAGACCCTGCCCGTATTCGAGGCGGTGTCCAGTTCTGGCAACAGCATCGACTGGCGCTGGAACAGACCGCCAAAGACTATGGCGTGCCGCCCTCCATTATTGTGGCCATTCTGGGCGTGGAAACCGTCTACGGCAAAATCATGGGTGACTTCAAGGTGCTGGACGCCCTGTTTACGCTGGGCTTTGCCTATCCGGACGACAGCCGCCCCGAACGCGGCCAACTGTTCCGCGATCAATTAGCGGATCTGCTCGAGCTTCACTACCAAGGGGAATTGGATGCCCGTATTGTTCAGGGCTCGTTTGCAGGTGCCATGGGCATGTCCCAATTCATGCCCGGCAGCCTGATACGCTATGCCGTGGATGGAAGTGGGGATGGCCGTATTGATCTGCGCAACAATCCCGCCGATGCCATGGCTTCGATTGCCAACTTCTTGCGGGCACATGGTTGGGAACCCGGTTTGCCGGTTTTTGCTCCGGTCGAGTTGAGCAACACAAATAAAGGCATGGTTGATGGCGGCCTCTTCCCCAAGCTGAGTTGGGCGCAATTGAATAATGCTGGTGCCAAAGTGAAAGGCCAGAGCCACAATACAGGCCCATGGCAACAGGCTCAATTAGGTGTGGTGAACTTGGTGGACGAGCCACGCAATACCACGGAGTATCGCCTGGGCACGCCCAACTTCTTTGCCATTACTCATTACAACCGCAGTTATTTTTATGCCAGCTCGGTCGCCGACCTGGCTTCCGAACTGGCTAAACAAATGGGTTATGGCAGCCCTAATTAA
- a CDS encoding M48 family metallopeptidase has translation MLTLLFIIFLLADVLLRFYLGLRQIRHVYRHQNEVPAEFAERIGLHSHQRAARYTIARTRLGLSERLVEALVLLSFTLLGGLQWLDVTLGNWISHELLRQLTLIGAVLAIMGVVGLPFAWYRKFVLEARFGFNRMKPALFFADTAKTLVIVLILGTPLCAALLSLMDWAGPSWPWYGWGLWLVFNLLVLWLYPRVIAPIFNTFKPLEDASLRERINALAQRCGFQTNGLYVMDGSRRSAHGNAYFTGLGRQKRIVFFDTLLNKLQPEEVEAVLAHELGHFKHRHIQRRLLISVVTSLIFFLLAGWAWGKVGFYTGLGVIPQLGRPNDALALILFFMVVPTFTFWMGPLSALLSRRDEYQADSFAAEHSQSQDLISALLKLYNDNAATLTPDPVHSAFYDSHPNAIDRIRHLKSLA, from the coding sequence ATGCTGACTTTGTTGTTCATTATCTTTCTGCTTGCAGACGTCTTGCTGCGCTTTTATTTAGGCCTGCGGCAGATCCGGCACGTTTATCGCCATCAGAACGAGGTACCTGCCGAATTTGCCGAACGCATTGGCCTGCATAGCCATCAACGTGCTGCACGCTACACCATCGCCCGCACCCGGCTGGGTTTAAGCGAACGTCTGGTCGAAGCCCTGGTATTGCTGAGCTTTACACTGCTGGGCGGCCTGCAATGGCTGGATGTCACGCTGGGCAACTGGATCAGCCATGAACTACTGCGTCAATTGACTCTGATTGGAGCAGTCCTGGCGATTATGGGTGTCGTAGGCCTGCCTTTTGCCTGGTATCGCAAATTTGTGCTGGAAGCGCGCTTTGGCTTTAACCGCATGAAGCCCGCGCTGTTCTTTGCCGATACCGCCAAAACCCTGGTCATCGTCCTGATTCTGGGGACACCCCTGTGTGCTGCCCTGCTCAGTCTGATGGATTGGGCGGGCCCCTCCTGGCCCTGGTATGGCTGGGGCTTGTGGCTGGTGTTCAATCTGCTGGTGCTGTGGCTGTACCCGCGCGTTATCGCCCCCATTTTCAATACCTTCAAACCACTGGAGGATGCCAGCCTGCGCGAGCGCATCAATGCCCTGGCGCAACGTTGCGGCTTTCAGACCAATGGCTTGTATGTCATGGATGGCTCGCGCCGCTCGGCCCATGGCAATGCCTACTTCACCGGCCTGGGACGCCAAAAGCGCATCGTGTTTTTTGACACCTTGCTGAACAAGCTGCAGCCCGAGGAAGTGGAAGCCGTGCTGGCGCATGAGCTGGGCCACTTCAAGCATCGCCATATCCAACGTCGCCTGCTGATCAGCGTAGTCACGTCCCTGATCTTTTTCCTGCTGGCGGGCTGGGCCTGGGGCAAGGTCGGTTTTTACACCGGCCTGGGTGTGATTCCCCAGTTAGGTCGCCCCAACGATGCCCTGGCCCTGATCCTGTTCTTTATGGTGGTGCCGACCTTCACCTTCTGGATGGGCCCCTTGAGCGCCCTGCTCTCGCGCCGCGACGAATATCAGGCCGACAGCTTTGCCGCCGAGCACAGCCAGTCCCAGGACTTGATCAGCGCCTTGCTCAAGCTCTATAACGACAATGCCGCCACCCTGACACCTGACCCTGTGCACTCTGCCTTTTACGACAGCCACCCCAACGCGATTGATCGCATTCGACACCTGAAAAGCCTGGCATGA
- a CDS encoding biotin/lipoate A/B protein ligase family protein produces MMSWNELPWELIHMEPQPAALHMALDEIITQQVSEGTRAPTLRIWEWQEAAVVIGRFQSLRNEIEAEAATRHGIRVVRRISGGGAMFIEPGNTITYSLSVPKQFVAGMTFQESYEFLDSWVIEALRNMGIDAWYQPLNDITSAGGKIGGAAQARRGNAVLHHVTMAYDIDADKMLEVLRIGKEKLSDKGTTSAKKRVDPIRSQTGMSREAVIEAMLDMFRKKTALKPGTLPTSTLEQAEKLAYDRFLSNDWTQLVP; encoded by the coding sequence ATGATGAGCTGGAACGAGTTGCCTTGGGAGCTGATCCACATGGAGCCGCAGCCCGCTGCCCTGCATATGGCACTAGACGAAATCATTACCCAGCAAGTCAGTGAAGGCACCCGCGCCCCTACCCTGCGTATCTGGGAATGGCAAGAGGCTGCTGTCGTGATTGGGCGTTTTCAATCTCTGCGCAATGAAATTGAAGCTGAGGCTGCAACCCGTCACGGTATTCGTGTGGTGCGCCGTATCAGTGGCGGTGGTGCCATGTTCATCGAACCCGGCAATACCATTACCTATTCGCTCAGCGTACCCAAGCAGTTTGTAGCCGGCATGACGTTTCAGGAGTCCTACGAGTTTCTGGATTCCTGGGTCATTGAAGCCCTGCGCAACATGGGTATTGATGCCTGGTACCAACCGCTGAACGACATTACCAGTGCCGGTGGAAAAATTGGCGGTGCCGCACAGGCGCGCCGTGGCAACGCCGTCTTGCACCATGTCACCATGGCCTACGACATTGATGCTGACAAGATGTTGGAAGTCCTACGCATCGGCAAGGAAAAACTCTCAGACAAAGGCACCACCAGCGCCAAGAAACGCGTGGACCCTATCCGCAGTCAAACTGGCATGAGCCGTGAAGCGGTTATTGAAGCCATGCTGGACATGTTCCGCAAAAAGACGGCTCTCAAACCCGGCACACTGCCCACGTCAACATTGGAACAGGCCGAAAAACTGGCATACGACCGTTTCCTGTCAAACGACTGGACACAACTGGTGCCCTGA
- a CDS encoding electron transfer flavoprotein subunit alpha/FixB family protein: MAILVIAEHDNQQLKAATLNTLAAALKLGGEVHVLVAGNQAAGVAQAAAKAQGVSKVLLADGPALAEGLAENVAAQVLAIASNYSHILFPATASGKNIAPRVAAKLDVAQLSDILSVESADTFTRPIYAGNAVATVQSSDAVKVVTVRTTAFDAVAAEGGSAAVEELSAVADSGRSTFVSREVAKSDRPELAGAGVVVSGGRGMGSAENFKLLDGLADKLGAALGASRAAVDAGYAPNDWQVGQTGKIVAPQLYVAVGISGAIQHLAGMKDSKVIVAINKDPEAPIFGVADYGLVADLFEAVPELEKAL, translated from the coding sequence ATGGCTATCCTTGTTATTGCCGAGCACGACAATCAGCAGCTCAAGGCTGCAACTCTCAACACCTTGGCTGCCGCTCTGAAGCTCGGCGGTGAGGTGCATGTTCTGGTCGCGGGTAACCAGGCTGCTGGCGTAGCCCAAGCGGCTGCCAAAGCCCAGGGTGTCAGCAAAGTGCTGCTGGCCGACGGCCCTGCATTGGCTGAGGGTCTGGCCGAGAACGTGGCGGCTCAAGTGCTGGCCATTGCTTCCAACTACAGCCACATCCTGTTCCCCGCCACCGCATCGGGCAAGAACATTGCTCCTCGCGTGGCCGCCAAGCTGGATGTCGCGCAATTGTCGGACATCTTGTCCGTCGAGTCGGCAGACACCTTCACTCGTCCTATTTATGCCGGTAACGCTGTGGCCACCGTTCAGTCCAGCGATGCCGTTAAAGTTGTCACCGTGCGTACCACTGCGTTTGACGCGGTGGCCGCTGAAGGTGGTAGCGCCGCGGTTGAAGAGCTGAGCGCCGTTGCTGATTCGGGTCGTTCGACTTTCGTCAGTCGTGAAGTGGCCAAGAGCGATCGTCCTGAACTGGCGGGTGCCGGTGTGGTCGTGTCCGGTGGCCGTGGTATGGGCAGCGCCGAAAACTTCAAACTGCTGGACGGTCTGGCAGACAAGCTGGGTGCTGCACTGGGTGCCTCGCGCGCTGCAGTGGACGCCGGTTATGCACCCAACGACTGGCAAGTGGGGCAGACAGGAAAGATCGTCGCTCCTCAGTTGTACGTGGCCGTGGGTATTTCCGGTGCCATCCAGCATTTGGCCGGCATGAAAGACTCCAAGGTCATTGTGGCCATCAATAAAGATCCCGAAGCGCCTATTTTTGGCGTGGCAGACTACGGTTTGGTCGCGGACCTGTTTGAGGCTGTGCCTGAGTTAGAAAAAGCGCTCTAA
- a CDS encoding peroxiredoxin has protein sequence MATLRLGDLAPDFEQKSSAGTIKFHEFLGNSWGVLFSHPADFTPVCTTELGYTAKLADEFAKRDVKVIAVSVDDVDSHGKWIDDINETQKTTVNFPILADADRKVSDLYDMIHPNASTTVTVRSVFIIDPAKKVRLIITYPASTGRNFNEILRVIDSLQLTDSHSVATPVNWEDGDDVIIVPSLKDPEVLKQKFPKGFTEIRPYLRVTPQPNK, from the coding sequence ATGGCTACACTTCGTCTGGGTGACCTGGCCCCTGATTTTGAACAAAAATCCTCCGCTGGCACCATCAAATTTCACGAGTTCTTGGGTAATAGCTGGGGCGTCTTGTTTTCCCACCCAGCCGATTTTACGCCTGTGTGCACCACCGAACTGGGCTACACCGCCAAGCTGGCGGACGAGTTCGCCAAGCGCGACGTAAAAGTGATTGCTGTCTCTGTTGATGATGTTGATTCTCACGGCAAGTGGATTGATGACATCAACGAAACTCAAAAAACCACCGTTAACTTCCCCATCCTGGCTGATGCGGACCGCAAGGTGTCGGATCTGTACGATATGATCCACCCCAACGCCAGCACCACCGTGACTGTGCGTTCGGTGTTCATCATCGACCCGGCCAAGAAAGTGCGTCTGATCATCACCTACCCCGCCAGCACGGGCCGCAACTTCAACGAAATCCTGCGCGTGATCGATTCTTTGCAACTGACCGACAGCCACAGCGTGGCCACGCCAGTGAACTGGGAAGACGGTGATGACGTGATCATCGTCCCCAGCCTGAAAGATCCGGAAGTTCTGAAGCAGAAATTCCCCAAAGGCTTTACCGAGATTCGTCCTTACCTGCGTGTGACGCCTCAGCCTAACAAGTAA
- a CDS encoding acyl-CoA dehydrogenase, with translation MTYRVPTQDIRFALTELADLPGVLELPGFEDFSAELIDAIIDENARFVEQEVAPLNRAGDQNGAKWNDGVVTTTPGFKKAFEEFAKAGWQGLQHEAELGGQGLPKLIGAVACENINAANLAFSLCPLLTDGVIEAVSMVGSDEQKERFLPPLLEGRWTGTMNLTEPQAGSDLAQVASRAVPQDDGSYRISGQKIFITYGEHDMAENIVHLVLARTPDAPAGVKGISLFIVPKFMVNDDGSLGARNDVWCASLEHKLGIHGSPTAVLLYGSGKGDVGEGAVGYLVGKENEGLKYMFIMMNAARYAVGVQGIAVAERAFQQALEYANERVQGAPLTGGKAVSIAHHPDVQRMLVQMRALTEGSRALAYFAAGVNDKARHSADENARKRYQALYEFLVPVVKGFSTEMSLEVTSLGVQVHGGMGFIEETGAAQHYRDSRILPIYEGTTAIQANDFIGRKVLRDAGAVIQGLAPELGATVAKLRERAAQGGGHSVALTLIADRLEAGVKSVERAAMFTLMNAQKDLPAVFLGSVPFLMLSGYVLTGWQMARAALAAEKALSEGSQDPFLRRKLSTSVFFASHLLPRATALAQSVADGVELTPYLATELL, from the coding sequence ATGACGTATCGTGTACCCACCCAAGATATCCGCTTTGCACTTACAGAGCTGGCTGATCTACCTGGTGTGCTGGAATTACCTGGCTTTGAGGATTTCTCGGCCGAGTTGATCGATGCCATTATTGATGAGAACGCCCGTTTCGTTGAGCAGGAAGTAGCACCTTTGAACCGCGCTGGTGATCAGAATGGCGCCAAGTGGAATGACGGTGTGGTCACCACCACACCCGGCTTCAAGAAAGCCTTTGAAGAGTTTGCCAAAGCCGGCTGGCAGGGTTTGCAGCACGAAGCCGAACTGGGTGGCCAAGGCCTGCCCAAACTGATCGGTGCCGTGGCTTGTGAAAACATCAATGCCGCCAACCTGGCTTTTTCCCTGTGTCCTTTGCTGACGGACGGCGTGATCGAAGCCGTGTCCATGGTCGGCTCGGACGAGCAGAAAGAACGTTTCCTGCCCCCTTTGCTGGAAGGCCGCTGGACCGGCACCATGAACTTGACCGAGCCTCAGGCCGGTTCGGATCTGGCCCAGGTTGCCAGCCGCGCTGTTCCTCAGGATGACGGCAGCTACCGCATCAGCGGTCAAAAGATTTTCATCACCTACGGTGAGCACGATATGGCCGAGAATATCGTCCATCTGGTGCTGGCCCGTACGCCAGATGCGCCTGCCGGTGTGAAAGGGATTTCGCTGTTCATCGTGCCCAAGTTCATGGTCAACGACGATGGTTCCCTGGGCGCCCGTAACGACGTCTGGTGTGCTTCGCTGGAGCACAAGCTGGGCATCCATGGCAGCCCAACCGCTGTGCTGCTGTACGGCTCGGGCAAGGGTGATGTGGGCGAGGGCGCTGTCGGTTATCTGGTCGGCAAAGAAAACGAAGGCCTGAAGTACATGTTCATCATGATGAACGCGGCCCGTTACGCAGTGGGCGTGCAAGGTATCGCCGTGGCTGAGCGTGCATTCCAGCAGGCTCTTGAATACGCCAACGAGCGTGTACAGGGTGCGCCTCTGACTGGTGGCAAGGCCGTGTCGATTGCCCATCACCCCGACGTGCAGCGCATGCTGGTGCAAATGCGTGCCCTGACAGAAGGCTCTCGTGCGCTGGCTTACTTCGCTGCTGGTGTGAACGACAAGGCGCGTCACAGTGCAGATGAAAATGCCCGCAAGCGTTACCAGGCTCTGTACGAGTTCCTGGTGCCTGTGGTCAAGGGTTTCAGCACTGAAATGTCCTTGGAAGTCACGTCCCTGGGCGTGCAGGTGCATGGCGGCATGGGCTTTATCGAAGAAACCGGTGCAGCCCAGCATTACCGCGACTCGCGCATTTTGCCTATCTACGAGGGGACCACCGCCATTCAGGCCAACGATTTCATCGGTCGCAAGGTTCTGCGTGACGCCGGTGCTGTGATCCAGGGCCTGGCTCCTGAGTTGGGCGCTACTGTAGCCAAGTTGCGCGAACGTGCGGCTCAAGGTGGTGGGCACAGCGTCGCCTTGACCCTGATCGCCGATCGTCTGGAAGCCGGTGTGAAGAGCGTGGAACGTGCTGCCATGTTCACCTTGATGAATGCTCAGAAAGACCTGCCGGCCGTGTTCCTGGGTAGCGTGCCATTCCTGATGCTGTCCGGCTATGTGCTGACGGGCTGGCAGATGGCTCGTGCTGCTTTGGCTGCAGAAAAAGCATTGAGCGAAGGCAGTCAGGATCCATTCCTGCGCCGCAAACTGTCTACCAGCGTGTTCTTTGCCAGCCACTTGCTGCCACGGGCTACCGCCTTGGCCCAGTCTGTGGCTGACGGCGTGGAGCTGACACCTTACTTGGCGACCGAACTGTTGTAA
- a CDS encoding electron transfer flavoprotein subunit beta/FixA family protein, which translates to MKVLVPVKRVVDYNVKVRVKSDQTGVDIANVKMSMNPFDEIAVEEATRLKESGAATEVIALSCGVAQSQETLRTALAIGADRATLVQTDAELQPLAVAKLIKAVVDKEQPQLVILGKQAIDDDANQTGQMLAALLDWPQATFASKVEVSGDSVSVTREVDGGLETLKLSLPAVITTDLRLNEPRYVTLPNIMKAKKKPLETLTPEELGIDVAPRIKTLKVTEPPARAAGIMVPDVATLVEKLKNEAKVI; encoded by the coding sequence ATGAAGGTGTTAGTACCCGTGAAACGCGTAGTTGACTATAACGTCAAGGTGCGCGTGAAATCTGACCAAACCGGGGTGGACATTGCCAATGTGAAAATGTCCATGAACCCTTTTGACGAAATCGCTGTCGAAGAGGCTACACGCCTCAAAGAAAGCGGTGCAGCCACAGAAGTTATCGCGCTGTCTTGCGGTGTTGCACAAAGCCAGGAAACCTTGCGTACGGCCTTGGCCATTGGTGCCGACCGTGCCACCTTGGTGCAAACCGACGCCGAGTTGCAGCCTTTGGCTGTCGCCAAGCTGATCAAGGCCGTGGTGGATAAAGAGCAGCCTCAGCTTGTGATCCTGGGCAAACAGGCGATCGACGATGACGCCAACCAAACCGGCCAGATGCTGGCTGCCTTGCTGGACTGGCCACAAGCTACCTTTGCCAGCAAGGTGGAAGTTTCGGGCGATAGCGTGTCGGTCACTCGTGAAGTGGACGGCGGTCTGGAAACACTGAAATTGAGCCTGCCCGCTGTGATCACCACCGACCTGCGCTTGAACGAGCCTCGTTATGTGACACTGCCCAACATCATGAAGGCCAAGAAAAAGCCTTTGGAAACTCTGACTCCTGAAGAGCTGGGCATTGATGTGGCTCCTCGCATCAAAACTCTGAAAGTGACTGAGCCTCCAGCTCGTGCTGCCGGCATCATGGTGCCCGATGTTGCCACACTGGTCGAGAAACTGAAGAACGAAGCGAAGGTGATTTAA